The following is a genomic window from Vibrio cyclitrophicus.
CAAAAACAGCCCATACCGCGACTACTACATCTGGAAAGATCCTGTAAACGGTCAAGCACCAACCAACTGGCAGTCTAAGTTTGGTGGTAATGCATGGGAAATGGATGAAGCGACGGGGCAGTATTTCCTACACCTATTCGCGAAAGAGCAGGCCGACCTTAACTGGGAGAACCCGGTTGTACGCGAAGAAGTGAAAGACGTCATCAGCTTCTGGGCTGAGAAGGGCGTTGATGGCTTCCGCTTGGATGTGATCAACCTGATTTCTAAACAGCAAGACTTCCCTAACGATGATATCGGTGATGGTCGTCGTTTTTACACTGATGGTCCACGTGTGCACGAATACCTGAAAGAGATCAGCGAAGCGGTATTCCAGAAATACGGCAGCGTGACCGTCGGCGAGATGTCTTCAACCACGTTGGAACATTGTCAGCAATATTCAAATGTTGATAACAGCGAGCTATCAATGGTGTTTAACTTCCACCACCTTAAGGTCGATTACACCAATGGTGAGAAGTGGACTAATGCACCGTTTGATTTCTTACAGCTCAAGTCGATCTTCAATCACTGGCAAACCGGTTTGAACGGCAAAGGTTGGGGCGCACTATTCTGGTGTAACCACGATCAACCAAGAGTCGTGAGCCGCTTGGGTAACGACCAGCAATATCGCGTTGAATCAGCCAAGATGCTTGCTGCGTCAGTCCACATGATGCAAGGCACACCGTATATTTATCAAGGTGAAGAGATTGGTATGACCAACCCTGGCTATACTGAAATTAGCCAGTATCGTGATGTCGAGAGTACTAATATGTACGATATCATGGTTAATCGTGATGGTGTGGCTCATGAAGATATGATGGCGATCTTAGCGCAGAAATCTCGTGATAACTCTCGTACGCCAATGCAATGGAACGATAAAACTTACGCAGGATTTTCACAAGCTCAGCCATGGCTTGATGTTGCGAATAACTACATTGAGATCAACGCCGAACAAGCATTGGAAGATAAAGACTCTGTATTTTACTTCTACAAGAGTTTGATTGAGTTGCGTAAACAAGTGCCAGTGATTACGGGTGGTAGCTATCAAGATTTATTGCCTGAGCATCCATCTATTTTTGCATATGTACGTGAAAGCGATAGTCAGACTTTGGTTTGTCTTAATAACTATTATGGTGAAGAGGCGGAGTGTGTTTTACCTGAACGTTTTGAGATGCTGAAGGCTGAAAGCTTGTTGTCTAATTATCAAGTAAGCGAGAGTTTAGCGGCGTCTCATCATCAAGTGCTGCGACCTTACGAGACGCGTATCCTCTTGATCGAAGCTTAGTCTCGTTACGATTTCAATTAACCTAATTCTCCGTTCCCCCTAGAGATCTAGGTTTCAACAAAGGCTTTGGAGTGCTCCCCAAAGCCTTTTTGTTTTAGTGATGTATTGATTATAGTGTCTCTGCCTAAATAGTTTAGAATCGAAAGCATCAGGTATTAGCAACGTAGAGCAAGTTATAAGAATTAAGACGCGTAGTTCACTGAGTAGCGAGTTGGCTTATGGTTCATGGCTAATACAATGTTCAATACCGCTGTGCCTAATACAGATACTGCAATTACCCAAGGCGATACGAAGAAGAAGGATGCAAACAGAATACAGGCATCAATGGCCATTTGGGTTTTGCCTACTGAGATACCGTAGCGGTCTTGGATGAACAAACATAATACGTTGAAGCCACCCAAGCTTGAGCGATGACGAAACAAAATCAACATGCCTAAGCCCATTAATAAGCCGCCAGCGACGGCACAGTAAATTTCATTATGTACGTCTAATGAAATCACTAGATATAAATGATCGGCAAATACAGACACTAAAGCGCCTGAGATGGCACTGCTAATCGCAAAGTGACGGCCAAATCGTTTCCATGCTAATAAGTAGAATGGACAATTAGCAATAAAGTACAAAATACCAAAGGTTACCGGCGTAAATTGACTCAAAAGCAGAGCCAAGCCTGTAGTACCACCGGTAAGCAGGTTTGCTGATTGTAAAAAGAATACGCCTAACGCCACTAAAAACGTGCCAGTAAGAATCGCTACCCAATCTTCTTTACGTGAGTGTTTTTCCATCGTTTTTATAATTACCTAACCAATAAAGGCGTGCATAGTAGATAAAAACCTTAGCTTTCGGTAGCTTGAGGTGCAAAATTAAGGTAAACCTATGTAATCTGCGTTTTACAGGGTGTAAAGCGTAAAATTGACAGTAAGCGTCATCTTTGGTTGGATAAGCTTAATAACCATGATGAATCTTATTTGTGATTATGAAAAAACTGCATGATAAAATTGCAATTAGCTCTTTATGACCTAGATCAAATTATGTAGAATGCGTCACATCAAAACGGTGACGGAAACGTTTGCTTTCGGTCGTTGTGTAGTTTTTTTGAAACTTTCAGTACAATCTGAGTCAGGAGATACAGATGCTTAAGCGTGACATGAACATTGCTGATTACGATGCGGACCTATTCGCAGCTATCCAAGAAGAAACTCTTCGTCAGGAAGAGCACATCGAACTTATCGCTTCAGAAAACTACACAAGCCCACGTGTAATGGAAGCTCAAGGTTCTCAACTTACAAACAAATACGCTGAAGGCTACCCTGGTAAGCGTTACTACGGCGGTTGTGAGTTCGTAGATAAAGTTGAAACTCTAGCAATCGAACGTGCATGTGAACTTTTTGGCGCTCAATACGCGAACGTACAACCTCACTCAGGTTCTCAAGCTAACAACGCTGTATACATGGCGCTATTGAATGCTGGCGATACCGTTCTAGGTATGAGCCTAGCGCACGGTGGTCACCTAACGCACGGTTCTCCAGTAAACTTCTCTGGTAAGCTTTACAACATCATCCCTTACGGTATTGATGAAGCTGGCCAAATCGATTACGAAGAGATGGAAGCTCTCGCAATCGAGCACAAACCTAAGATGATCATCGGTGGTTTCTCAGCTTATTCTCAAGTTTGTGATTGGGCGCGCATGCGTGAAATCGCTGACAAAGTAGGTGCTTACTTCTTCGTAGATATGGCTCACGTTGCGGGTCTAATCGCTGCCGGTGTTTATCCAAACCCAGTTCCACACGCTCACGTTGTTACAACAACAACGCACAAAACGCTTGCTGGTCCTCGTGGTGGTCTTATCCTTTCTAACGAAGGCGAAGATCTTTACAAAAAGCTAAACTCAGCAGTATTCCCTGGCGGCCAAGGTGGTCCTTTAATGCACGTTATCGCTGGTAAAGCAGTAGCGTTCAAAGAAGCACTAGAGCCAGAGTTCAAAGAATACCAAGCTCGCGTTGTTGCTAACGCAAAAGCAATGGTTGCTGAATTCCTAGCACGCGGTTACAACATCGTTTCAGGTTCTACAGAGAACCACCTGTTCCTAGTTGACCTTATCGACAAAGACATCACAGGTAAAGAAGCAGACGCAGCACTAGGTTCAGCTAACATTACAGTTAACAAGAACTCAGTACCAAACGATCCACGTAGCCCGTTCGTTACGTCTGGTATCCGTATCGGTTCTCCTTCTATCACTCGTCGCGGTTTCTCAGAAGCAGACGCGAAAGCTCTTGCTGGCTGGATGTGTGACATCCTTGATAACATGGGCGATGAGTCTGTTATCGAAGCAACTAAAGCGAAAGTATTAGAAATCTGTAAGCGCCTACCGGTTTACGCATAATTTTTCTGCGTAGAGTGAACGAATTTCTATGTCGCACATACTCATTTGCTAGCGCAAACTCCGTGTGAGCTCCTTAAACTTCGTTCATCTACTTTGAAAAAGAGTTTAAAAGGTCCCTTTTGGGGCCTTTTTTGTATATGGAGATTTGAGTATCTGAAAATATAGAAAAGCGGGTACTAAAAAGGGCTGATGTTTGCACATCAACCCTTTGCTATTTATTGGTATCGGTTTTACTTTTTGATGCTCAGCAAAGTACCTGATTTACATCTAAACGAGTAGTAGCTGCGACTTTCATTGAATTTGCCCAAGCCTTCGCCATCGCAGTAGTCGATGTTGATATCACGCATGACTTCTAGTGTATCTTCGCTGTTTAAAGCGAATTTAGAACCATCTGAGCAGACGATACGAATTCTCTCATCATGGCTTACAGAGTAGATATCGACTTCAGTATTACACAGCTCAAAAGACGCTTCACGAAAGTTGTCTTGTTGAGAGTTTGAAGAGCAACCGGCAGTGAGTGCGGTTGCAATAACGGCTAATAGTCCGAGTCTTTTCATTGTTAGTCCTTCGATATCATCAAATTTAGTGATGATTTTTATATGCTGTTCTTGGTAGCCTATACAACAACACACTTTGATTCAAGGAGCGTTGGCTGACTCTAAGATATAAAAGTATAGGTGCAAACAGATAATTTATAATAGGTTTATTGGTATTGGTATTGGTATTGGTATTGGTATTGGTATTGGTCTATTACGTACCTCAAACAAAAAAGACCAACACAGAGGTTGGTCTTTCGAAATAAAGCTTGTTTTAAATGACTATCGAAACTGTTTTGCTTCTGGAAAATACTCAAAACCAGCAGACGCAAGTTTAGCGATCAAGGCTGCCTTATCGATTTCGTAGAAGTTAACCACTCGATCCAAATCACCACCGAAGTCGTCACGTAGCTTCATGTTGACGATGCTCATTAACATCACTGGATCCATCTTTGCAAAATTAGCGAGGTTCATGTTAGTCCTCGAAATCTGAGATCAGCAGGTTTGCCGCAGCAAATGCTGCACGATCACGAGCATCTTTAGGAAGAGACTCATCCGCAGCAAGGTCGTTTAATGTTTTTACCGCGCAGGTAACCGCTTTAGGGATATAGCCTTGGTCGCCACTGCCAATTTGAGAATACAGTTCACGCACCAAATCACAACAATCGTATACTTTCATTTTTATACCTAACCAAATGATAACTTATCTCAATATACACATAGAGGTAGACAAAAACAAAGTGGAACTGATGAAGATCAGAGTTAATTTGTCCTTGCTCAATATCTCATTTGTTGATGCTAAATATATCACTTTGCTAGCTTGTTGTTTAACCAGATACTTATCGATTAGCCTGATATTTACCGCTTAATCAGAGATTTGTTGTTCAAGCTGATAAATCACTTCATCAGCCAGGTTGAGTTGCTTGGCTAGCTCTTTGAGGTAAGACTTCTCCATGAAGTTCTGCTCATCAGCCACAATCAAAGAGGCTAAGTAGATCTCACTCGCTTGTTGAGGTGAAATAGCGAGCTGAGCAATTTCACTTGGATCGAGGGGTTTGTGCAGCTCTTCAGACACCAATTTAGTCAGTTGATAATCGGCGCCCATATTTTCGACCGCTTGCTCGATCTTTGCCATCTCCTCTTCATCGATATGACCATCGGCTTTGGACGCAGCAATCATCGATCTTAGAATCAGCACGCTGTGATTTGCATCATTTTCATCAAACTGAGCCTGTTCGACATTGGGTGTCTGACCTTGTTTGGATTGGTAGTCATTGTAGACTTTATAAGCCAAAGCGCCCAGTGCTGCTGCGCCGCCAATCCCAGTCGCTTTCTTGCCCATTTTCTTGGTTTTCTTAGAACCCATTAGCACACCTAAGAGTCCACCACCAACAGCGCCCGCCCCGAAAGCCCCAAGTATGTTTTTGTTGATACTCTTGTCATTGCTATTACAGCTTTTAGAAAGACTACTTAAACTCGAAGATCCTTGGGAAAGCTTTTGAGTACCTTGTTTTACGAGATCTGACTTAAGTGCATGGTTAAGTAAGTTTTTGATATCCATCGATACCTCCAATATAAATGTACTAAAGAGTCGTTAAAACCAATATACGGGCTTAAAGATGAACTGGTGATTAACTTATGTAATTTGCTCTATTGATCAATAGAAGGGAGTTTGAAGTGAAACGACAGGCACAAAAAAGGCCACCTAATAGCAGCCTTTCAATATTTATCTAGTGAGTAATCGGATTACTTAGCTAGTTGAGCCTTAAGGTGCTCGATAACCGTGTCCATAGCGATAGCTTCTTTATCACCAGTACGACGGTTTTTGTATTCGAAGTTACCTTCGTCCATGCTGCGATCACCGATAACGATAGTGTGAGGAATACCCACTAGCTCGATATCTTTAAACATAACACCTGGACGCTCTTTACGGTCATCGAATAGTACTTCGATACCCATAGCTATTAATTCAGCGTATAGCTTTTCTGCTGCTTCTTTAACGCGCTCAGATTTATGCATGTTCATTGGTACGATAGCAACTTGGAACGGCGCTAGTGCGTCTGGCCAAGTGATACCGAATTTATCGTGGTTTTGCTCGATAGCAGATGCAACAACACGTGAAACACCGATACCGTAACAACCCATTTCTAGGATTACGCTCTTACCATCAGGACCAAGCACGTTACAGTTCATTGCTTTAGAGTAAGTATTACCTAGTTGGAAGATATGACCAACCTCGATGCCGCGCTTAAGTTGGATAGTACCTTGACCACATGGGCTTAGGTCGCCTTCAACAACGTTACGTAGGTCTTCAACTTGAGCAAGCTCTACGTCACGACCCCAGTTGATACCAAAGTAGTGCTTACCGTCTACGTTTGCGCCAGCGCCAAAGTCGCTCATTACGGCAACAGAGCGGTCAACGATGAATGGTAGCTCTAGGCCAACAGGGCCAAGTGAACCAGGACCAGCCCCAACAAGTGCGCGGATTTCTTCTTCAGAAGCCATCTCTAGTGGAGAAGCAACCTGTGGAAGGTTTTCTGCTTTCACTTCGTTAAGCTCGTGGTCACCACGGATGATTAGAGCAATAATATCTGCTTCTACTTCATCAGATGCTTTAACGAATAGAGTCTTAACTGTCTTCTCGATTGCTAGACCGTGCTGATCTACAAGTTCTGCGATTGTTTTTGCGTTTGGCGTATCAACCAATTCCATCTCTTGAGTAGGCGCTGCAACTTCTTCAGTAGGAGCTAGTGCTTCTGCTTTCTCGATGTTCGCTGCGTAATCAGATTCAGAAGAGAATGCGATTAGGTCTTCGCCGCTTTCAGCAAGAACGTGGAACTCTTGAGAGCCGCTGCCGCCGATTGCGCCAGAGTCTGCTAATACCGGGCGGTATTCAAGGCCCATGCGGTCGAATGCTTTACAGTAAGCATCGTGCATCGCTTGGTAAGACTTTTCTAAGCCTTCTTTGTCGATATCAAAGCTGTATGCATCCATCATAGAGAACTCACGTGCACGCATTACGCCAAAACGAGGGCGGCGTTCATCACGGAATTTAGTCTGGATTTGGTACAGGTTTAGAGGAAGCTGTTTGTAAGAGCTGATCTCGTTACGTACTAGGCTTGTCACTACTTCTTCAGCTGTTGGGCTAAGAACGAATGGACGAGAGTGACGGTCTGTGAAACGAAGTAGCTCAGGACCCATCTTTTCAGAACGGCCAGTCTCTTCCCAAAGCTCAAACGGCTGAACTACGGGCATCAAGATTTCAACGGCACCTGCATTATCGATCTCTTGGCGAACGATATTTTCGACTTTACGCAGTACACGTAGACCAGTAGGTAGCCAAGTATATAAACCTGAAGCTAGCTTACGGATCATACCTGCACGTAGCATCAGCTGGTGGCTGATAACTTCTGCGTCGTTTGGAGTCTCTTTCAGAGTAGAAAGAAGGTAGTTACTGGTACGCATTCTATGGTATCCGTTTCATCATTGATAAAAGAAAATTTGCTGCAGTGAGTGACGACAGCAAATCTGATATAGCCGTATATAATATCAGCCTATTTGGGATCTCAAAAGCGTTCAATGTCAGTTACATTGATGAAAAGCGCCTCAACAACGAATTTCACGTTAAGATCGAACAAATTTACCGCATATTCCTTACTGTCTGGCTTGCCTTTTTTATAGGCAGGTCGCGGATCTTGACCAAGCACTTCTTTGATCACTTGGATGATATGGCGTGCCTGCGGGTGACCAGACAGCTTACTTTGGGCTTGCTGAGAGAAGTTCACATCTAACACTTCAGGTTCATCGGCGGCAAACCCTCCTAGTGCATCGGGAATTGAATCCGAGTAGGAGATATAAGGTTTGATGTCGATGATAGGCGTACCGTCAACGAGATCGACGCTGCCCAAGTCCAACCAAGTTTGTCCTTTTTCTTGATAGACACCTTTGAGCTCAACCGCAGACATACCAATCCCATTCGGTCTGAATGTCGCACGTGATGCGAAAACACCGATACGTTCATTGCCGCCAAGTCGAGGCGGCCTCACAGTTGGTTTCCAGCCCGCTTCAAGGTTCTTATCGAACAGAAACAACAACCACACATGGCTAAATTGCTCAATATCCCGAACAGACTCAAGACAGTTTGCTGCGTCAACCAGCCTGACTCTTGAGGTGGATGTTGGTACCAATCTAGGTTGCCTTGGCACTGCGAACTTCTCTTTATAGGGAGACTCTATAAAGCCAATAGGTTCAATGGAGTACATGAGTGGACGTCTCTGATTACGATCTATGGCGGGAAAATATCATAAAATCGCTTGTTTTTCTTTTGATAATAATTATCATTTGTTATGTTATAACATATCAATTTAATTATTTAGGGAAATACAATGAAACCGAATATCCACCCGGGCTACCGCACAGTGGTGTTCCACGACACCAATGTTGATGAGTACTTCTTGATTGGCTCCACCTTGAAAACAGAGCGTACTATCGAATGGGAAGATGGTAATACTTACCCTTATTTCACTATTGAAGAGTCCTCAAAATCACATCCTTTCTATACGGGTAAACAGAGAGTGCTACATAAAGAGGGACGTGTTGCTAATTTTACTCGTCGCTTTGGTCAATTAGGTAAGGGAGCTAAATAATGAAAGTTGTTAAATCACTTAAAAGTGCGAAAAGCCGTCACCCTGATTGCCAGATAGTTAAGCGTAGAGGGCGTCACTATGTGATCTGTAAATCCAATCCAAGATTTAAAGCGGTTCAAAAATAACCGTCAATATGATGTGACATGTGTGTAAAAACGAGGGAAAAGTCAAACTTCATTCATTTGTCTGTTTTTCTTTTCCTTCGAGAGGAACTTAACCGGATATCGAGTGTGTATTTAACGTACGATGTAT
Proteins encoded in this region:
- a CDS encoding proline--tRNA ligase; the encoded protein is MRTSNYLLSTLKETPNDAEVISHQLMLRAGMIRKLASGLYTWLPTGLRVLRKVENIVRQEIDNAGAVEILMPVVQPFELWEETGRSEKMGPELLRFTDRHSRPFVLSPTAEEVVTSLVRNEISSYKQLPLNLYQIQTKFRDERRPRFGVMRAREFSMMDAYSFDIDKEGLEKSYQAMHDAYCKAFDRMGLEYRPVLADSGAIGGSGSQEFHVLAESGEDLIAFSSESDYAANIEKAEALAPTEEVAAPTQEMELVDTPNAKTIAELVDQHGLAIEKTVKTLFVKASDEVEADIIALIIRGDHELNEVKAENLPQVASPLEMASEEEIRALVGAGPGSLGPVGLELPFIVDRSVAVMSDFGAGANVDGKHYFGINWGRDVELAQVEDLRNVVEGDLSPCGQGTIQLKRGIEVGHIFQLGNTYSKAMNCNVLGPDGKSVILEMGCYGIGVSRVVASAIEQNHDKFGITWPDALAPFQVAIVPMNMHKSERVKEAAEKLYAELIAMGIEVLFDDRKERPGVMFKDIELVGIPHTIVIGDRSMDEGNFEYKNRRTGDKEAIAMDTVIEHLKAQLAK
- a CDS encoding type B 50S ribosomal protein L31; this translates as MKPNIHPGYRTVVFHDTNVDEYFLIGSTLKTERTIEWEDGNTYPYFTIEESSKSHPFYTGKQRVLHKEGRVANFTRRFGQLGKGAK
- a CDS encoding YitT family protein: MEKHSRKEDWVAILTGTFLVALGVFFLQSANLLTGGTTGLALLLSQFTPVTFGILYFIANCPFYLLAWKRFGRHFAISSAISGALVSVFADHLYLVISLDVHNEIYCAVAGGLLMGLGMLILFRHRSSLGGFNVLCLFIQDRYGISVGKTQMAIDACILFASFFFVSPWVIAVSVLGTAVLNIVLAMNHKPTRYSVNYAS
- a CDS encoding YaeP family protein, which translates into the protein MKVYDCCDLVRELYSQIGSGDQGYIPKAVTCAVKTLNDLAADESLPKDARDRAAFAAANLLISDFED
- the ykgO gene encoding type B 50S ribosomal protein L36, which gives rise to MKVVKSLKSAKSRHPDCQIVKRRGRHYVICKSNPRFKAVQK
- the treC gene encoding alpha,alpha-phosphotrehalase, coding for MAMTEHDESWWKTATIYQIYPKSFCDSGSKGTGDIKGIISKLDYLKHLNVDAIWLTPVYASPMIDNGYDISDYYAINPQFGTMEDFDLLLAEAHQRGIRIVMDIVVNHTSTEHAWFQSALGDKNSPYRDYYIWKDPVNGQAPTNWQSKFGGNAWEMDEATGQYFLHLFAKEQADLNWENPVVREEVKDVISFWAEKGVDGFRLDVINLISKQQDFPNDDIGDGRRFYTDGPRVHEYLKEISEAVFQKYGSVTVGEMSSTTLEHCQQYSNVDNSELSMVFNFHHLKVDYTNGEKWTNAPFDFLQLKSIFNHWQTGLNGKGWGALFWCNHDQPRVVSRLGNDQQYRVESAKMLAASVHMMQGTPYIYQGEEIGMTNPGYTEISQYRDVESTNMYDIMVNRDGVAHEDMMAILAQKSRDNSRTPMQWNDKTYAGFSQAQPWLDVANNYIEINAEQALEDKDSVFYFYKSLIELRKQVPVITGGSYQDLLPEHPSIFAYVRESDSQTLVCLNNYYGEEAECVLPERFEMLKAESLLSNYQVSESLAASHHQVLRPYETRILLIEA
- a CDS encoding tellurite resistance TerB family protein, with product MDIKNLLNHALKSDLVKQGTQKLSQGSSSLSSLSKSCNSNDKSINKNILGAFGAGAVGGGLLGVLMGSKKTKKMGKKATGIGGAAALGALAYKVYNDYQSKQGQTPNVEQAQFDENDANHSVLILRSMIAASKADGHIDEEEMAKIEQAVENMGADYQLTKLVSEELHKPLDPSEIAQLAISPQQASEIYLASLIVADEQNFMEKSYLKELAKQLNLADEVIYQLEQQISD
- the tsaA gene encoding tRNA (N6-threonylcarbamoyladenosine(37)-N6)-methyltransferase TrmO, whose protein sequence is MYSIEPIGFIESPYKEKFAVPRQPRLVPTSTSRVRLVDAANCLESVRDIEQFSHVWLLFLFDKNLEAGWKPTVRPPRLGGNERIGVFASRATFRPNGIGMSAVELKGVYQEKGQTWLDLGSVDLVDGTPIIDIKPYISYSDSIPDALGGFAADEPEVLDVNFSQQAQSKLSGHPQARHIIQVIKEVLGQDPRPAYKKGKPDSKEYAVNLFDLNVKFVVEALFINVTDIERF
- a CDS encoding DUF4250 domain-containing protein is translated as MNLANFAKMDPVMLMSIVNMKLRDDFGGDLDRVVNFYEIDKAALIAKLASAGFEYFPEAKQFR
- the glyA gene encoding serine hydroxymethyltransferase; the encoded protein is MLKRDMNIADYDADLFAAIQEETLRQEEHIELIASENYTSPRVMEAQGSQLTNKYAEGYPGKRYYGGCEFVDKVETLAIERACELFGAQYANVQPHSGSQANNAVYMALLNAGDTVLGMSLAHGGHLTHGSPVNFSGKLYNIIPYGIDEAGQIDYEEMEALAIEHKPKMIIGGFSAYSQVCDWARMREIADKVGAYFFVDMAHVAGLIAAGVYPNPVPHAHVVTTTTHKTLAGPRGGLILSNEGEDLYKKLNSAVFPGGQGGPLMHVIAGKAVAFKEALEPEFKEYQARVVANAKAMVAEFLARGYNIVSGSTENHLFLVDLIDKDITGKEADAALGSANITVNKNSVPNDPRSPFVTSGIRIGSPSITRRGFSEADAKALAGWMCDILDNMGDESVIEATKAKVLEICKRLPVYA